One genomic window of Luteitalea pratensis includes the following:
- a CDS encoding PadR family transcriptional regulator yields the protein MTSIDPRMLARELKKGSAELIILSIVEPRPRHGYEISKLIAERSNGQVTFHVASLYPLLYRLEERGWLQGKWVERAGERRRRYYGLTAEGRRVLLQQRETWKSFVDAVGLITGVDHV from the coding sequence ATGACTTCTATCGACCCGCGGATGCTCGCGCGCGAGCTCAAGAAGGGTTCGGCCGAGCTGATCATCCTGTCGATCGTCGAGCCGCGACCACGGCACGGCTACGAGATCAGCAAGTTGATCGCGGAACGGTCCAACGGGCAGGTGACCTTTCACGTGGCCTCGCTCTATCCCCTGCTCTACCGCCTCGAGGAACGCGGCTGGCTGCAGGGCAAGTGGGTCGAGCGGGCGGGCGAGCGCCGGCGCCGGTACTACGGCCTCACCGCCGAGGGCCGGCGGGTGCTGTTGCAGCAGCGCGAGACGTGGAAGTCCTTCGTCGACGCCGTCGGCCTCATCACCGGAGTGGACCATGTCTGA
- a CDS encoding alpha/beta hydrolase, translating to MVSTWLRLAVAAFVLLVSQPARAGGQDTCVPSVSGDLRIETLTSAVYQRDITMRVWLPPGYADGPADRTYPTLYMLDGQGAFDNCTAFKGEQELRLDETVLALIAAGTIPAVVIVGIDSGTSRNQEYAAYNNPVTDASAPEPRGKLLPRFFADEVVPFVRSRYRVTKDPGQTGIGGCSLGAAGALWVSLHRPDLFGLALLQSPSLLLGNGQLLRDTAMLARAPDRIAIGVGTSELDFPDIDAYLRPFRLERSEAEKGGLEMTERLANNLRSAYIKRSEVMFVVEPSANHSSRFWAGRMAAALTFLYGAHPKR from the coding sequence ATGGTGTCGACGTGGTTGCGCCTGGCCGTGGCCGCTTTCGTTCTTCTTGTGTCGCAGCCTGCCCGTGCCGGCGGGCAGGACACGTGCGTGCCGTCGGTCTCGGGTGACCTGAGGATCGAGACACTGACCAGTGCGGTGTATCAGCGCGACATCACCATGCGCGTCTGGTTGCCGCCAGGCTACGCCGATGGACCAGCGGATCGGACGTATCCGACGCTATACATGCTCGACGGCCAGGGAGCCTTCGACAATTGCACCGCCTTCAAGGGCGAGCAGGAGTTGCGGCTCGACGAGACGGTCCTCGCCCTGATCGCCGCCGGCACCATCCCGGCCGTCGTCATTGTCGGCATCGACAGCGGGACATCGAGGAACCAGGAGTATGCGGCCTACAACAACCCCGTGACGGACGCGTCAGCCCCGGAGCCCAGAGGCAAGTTGCTGCCTCGCTTCTTTGCCGACGAGGTGGTCCCGTTCGTGAGAAGCCGGTACCGCGTGACGAAGGATCCCGGTCAGACGGGAATCGGTGGTTGTTCGCTCGGGGCGGCGGGGGCGCTCTGGGTCTCGCTGCACAGGCCCGACCTGTTTGGCCTGGCACTGCTGCAGAGCCCGAGTCTCCTGCTCGGAAATGGGCAATTGCTGCGGGACACCGCCATGCTGGCACGCGCACCGGATCGGATCGCGATAGGCGTTGGCACGAGCGAGCTGGACTTCCCGGACATCGACGCGTATCTCAGGCCTTTCCGCCTGGAGCGCAGCGAAGCGGAGAAAGGAGGGCTCGAGATGACCGAGCGGCTCGCGAACAACCTGCGGTCCGCCTACATCAAGCGCTCCGAGGTGATGTTCGTCGTCGAGCCGAGCGCGAATCACAGTTCGCGCTTCTGGGCGGGTCGGATGGCTGCCGCGCTGACGTTCCTGTACGGCGCCCACCCCAAGCGGTGA